In the Hyphomicrobiales bacterium genome, one interval contains:
- a CDS encoding conserved hypothetical protein (Evidence 4 : Unknown function but conserved in other organisms): MPENDKKPLPTEDLVADKVELDIEIAVSKGEVAATQQPERDVQIDPPAPQGAQAPGEDATAEETARALGQVDFDPEAIVRAAALLNQLPPIQDEISDADAARMAAMPRGNLGRAPAGNARQVEFRRGGPGVEEPPPPRPRPPENLPAVQQQNVFARDPNWQAPPAQPRWHRVYDLPRYYQNQIRGLGRGVFRRFPCFAEHEAVMTQMGHDPLGSIQVMANLNGQGYPSEAWELNAIAEWVLGAGGGRVVDARELTFATVMPDYTPRVIVACTETESFLLVQELVEMGAPADSTYIYRWHGGLRYYRDHPQELAGMQRRQIAAARPQLEHDAGPAVVPPRLARPRNAANVPAVARARPATYTLVQQRTSQERSEILKALPVGSSTVVKSPVVDLLKVDGFKQFGSSSGPCLRKQVGAGQYAYVFGEAGKSLATSSTFRVELDDEGTRTVLASDASDFEEIKAIISPSPGMTP; the protein is encoded by the coding sequence ATGCCCGAGAACGACAAGAAGCCGCTCCCGACCGAGGACCTTGTTGCCGACAAGGTCGAGCTCGACATCGAGATCGCCGTCTCGAAGGGGGAAGTTGCGGCTACGCAGCAGCCTGAGAGGGACGTTCAGATTGATCCGCCGGCGCCACAAGGCGCGCAGGCGCCTGGCGAAGACGCGACGGCGGAAGAAACCGCCCGGGCGCTGGGGCAGGTCGATTTCGATCCGGAGGCTATCGTGAGGGCGGCCGCGCTTCTCAATCAGCTTCCCCCAATTCAAGACGAGATTTCCGACGCCGATGCAGCTCGGATGGCTGCAATGCCGCGCGGCAACCTCGGCCGCGCCCCAGCCGGAAACGCTCGCCAGGTTGAGTTCCGGCGAGGTGGGCCCGGTGTCGAAGAGCCGCCTCCGCCACGCCCGCGACCGCCGGAGAACCTGCCGGCAGTTCAGCAGCAGAACGTGTTCGCACGCGACCCGAATTGGCAGGCGCCGCCTGCCCAGCCGCGATGGCATCGGGTGTACGACCTCCCGCGCTACTACCAAAACCAGATCCGAGGCCTCGGCCGCGGCGTCTTTCGGCGGTTCCCATGCTTTGCCGAGCATGAGGCCGTCATGACACAGATGGGGCACGATCCCCTCGGCTCGATCCAGGTGATGGCGAACCTGAACGGTCAGGGCTACCCGTCCGAGGCCTGGGAGCTCAATGCGATCGCCGAGTGGGTGCTCGGTGCCGGCGGCGGCCGCGTCGTGGACGCTCGCGAGCTGACCTTCGCCACCGTGATGCCGGACTATACCCCCCGCGTGATCGTTGCCTGCACGGAAACGGAATCCTTCCTTCTCGTGCAGGAACTGGTGGAGATGGGCGCGCCGGCCGACTCGACTTACATTTATCGCTGGCACGGCGGGCTGCGGTATTACCGAGACCATCCTCAGGAGTTGGCTGGGATGCAGCGTCGACAGATCGCGGCCGCCCGCCCGCAGCTCGAACATGATGCCGGGCCTGCAGTGGTCCCGCCGCGACTTGCCCGGCCTCGGAACGCCGCCAACGTCCCGGCTGTCGCTCGGGCCAGGCCCGCGACCTATACGCTGGTCCAACAGAGAACCAGCCAGGAACGCTCCGAGATCCTCAAGGCATTGCCGGTGGGGTCGTCGACGGTCGTGAAGAGCCCCGTGGTCGACCTGCTGAAGGTTGACGGCTTCAAGCAGTTCGGATCTTCGAGCGGTCCGTGCCTTCGCAAGCAGGTCGGCGCCGGCCAGTATGCCTATGTCTTCGGGGAAGCTGGAAAGTCGCTCGCGACCTCGTCGACGTTCCGTGTTGAGCTCGACGACGAAGGGACGCGTACCGTCCTCGCAAGCGACGCGTCGGACTTCGAAGAGATCAAGGCCATCATCTCCCCGTCGCCGGGGATGACTCCCTAA
- a CDS encoding conserved hypothetical protein (Evidence 4 : Unknown function but conserved in other organisms) yields the protein MLRFAIFTIAALALGGCANDRVVGGALIGGGAGAVVGGVATGNVGGAAAGAAIGAVGGAIVADATDPRPGVKCVRRGYDWYGNPVCFAVAVPADYHRGDYVVYYQDGGVGRRFFGY from the coding sequence ATGCTTCGATTCGCAATCTTCACCATCGCCGCTCTCGCCTTGGGCGGCTGCGCCAACGATCGCGTCGTGGGCGGCGCCCTGATCGGCGGCGGCGCCGGTGCCGTCGTCGGGGGCGTAGCCACGGGCAATGTCGGCGGCGCAGCAGCAGGTGCCGCGATCGGTGCTGTGGGCGGCGCCATCGTTGCAGACGCGACCGACCCTCGACCCGGCGTGAAATGCGTCCGCCGGGGGTATGACTGGTACGGAAATCCCGTCTGCTTTGCCGTCGCCGTGCCGGCGGATTACCACCGCGGCGATTATGTCGTCTACTACCAGGACGGCGGCGTCGGGCGGCGCTTCTTCGGCTATTGA
- a CDS encoding conserved membrane hypothetical protein (Evidence 4 : Unknown function but conserved in other organisms), whose product MRARLLGFAVWGERFLEIAVAVMVVPPLVGGLMGFALLHAAGVDNGEAVSLLMDVARRAPALVPICMTLPALAAIFLRNQLLSVVLAAMFIGAAAGTGATLSVPTALPQDHMIAGSIGAFIAALSCLSAAIYARRARRRVDEMSARLKAAQ is encoded by the coding sequence GTGAGAGCGCGGCTGCTCGGGTTTGCGGTCTGGGGAGAGCGCTTCCTGGAGATCGCCGTCGCCGTCATGGTCGTGCCACCGCTCGTCGGTGGCCTTATGGGATTCGCGCTACTCCACGCGGCGGGCGTGGACAACGGAGAAGCCGTGTCTCTGCTGATGGATGTCGCGCGGCGTGCGCCAGCGCTCGTGCCAATCTGCATGACCCTGCCGGCCCTCGCAGCAATTTTTCTACGGAACCAGCTGCTGTCTGTGGTCCTCGCCGCGATGTTTATAGGTGCGGCTGCGGGAACCGGGGCAACGCTTAGCGTTCCGACCGCCCTGCCCCAGGACCACATGATTGCGGGCTCGATCGGCGCATTCATCGCCGCGCTGTCGTGCCTGTCTGCCGCGATCTATGCCCGCCGCGCTCGGCGGCGGGTCGACGAGATGTCTGCCCGCCTGAAGGCCGCTCAATAG
- a CDS encoding conserved hypothetical protein (Evidence 4 : Unknown function but conserved in other organisms) has protein sequence MSDVGKEAPAPRAPRVAATKTVDRVREASAIGDLGSWAKPWYFDAPRVLLTCFQVTLAPLGLAIRAAEAAVSLAVLAVIGVGAGWYMGMITDQDVIQHLRPVGQRILAMVQQAGGLP, from the coding sequence ATGAGCGACGTTGGCAAAGAGGCCCCTGCACCGCGCGCTCCGCGTGTCGCGGCCACGAAGACAGTCGATCGAGTGCGCGAGGCATCCGCGATCGGCGATCTCGGCTCTTGGGCGAAGCCCTGGTATTTCGACGCGCCGCGCGTGCTTTTGACCTGTTTCCAGGTGACGCTAGCTCCCTTGGGGCTTGCGATACGCGCTGCTGAGGCCGCCGTGTCGCTGGCGGTGCTTGCCGTGATCGGCGTCGGGGCCGGCTGGTACATGGGGATGATCACTGATCAGGACGTCATCCAGCATCTGCGCCCTGTCGGGCAGCGAATCCTTGCGATGGTGCAGCAGGCCGGCGGTTTGCCGTGA
- a CDS encoding conserved exported hypothetical protein (Evidence 4 : Unknown function but conserved in other organisms): protein MHKVLSAFLIASGMTLGSAGAMAANCTPPAEPDGQGIRFLLGIQPSDGILDVWCRIQAVPGNYRVNVLFPAHKAHRSFEASFDGSRSRPKDELANFIRSLLPTKDGKMTDEQGMAFPAVLGTSVQAQAPEAPDGQGIGVPKALPGSDVIALWEPVVLRVRPLKIADAEFTLLITFRPSAARFLMGLTGSAERFQVQGYKSRVLGPDGVSGCPKRIPSCDKLPDVVSLDTAWIVDSVKLEASGGGLSRAAATVLGQLVEDNRSYVGSNTMQRFSAPYGEGEVNADDGVREVLALATGDLQRAAGTQTIEVLWRERRNSKGTYATNLADWLKQVREQLVYQYGAKQATP from the coding sequence GTGCATAAGGTCCTTTCTGCATTCCTCATCGCCAGCGGCATGACACTCGGATCCGCCGGTGCGATGGCTGCAAACTGCACGCCGCCGGCCGAGCCGGATGGGCAGGGCATCCGCTTCCTGCTCGGCATCCAGCCTTCAGATGGCATTCTCGACGTCTGGTGCCGCATTCAGGCGGTGCCCGGAAATTATCGCGTCAACGTCCTCTTCCCTGCTCACAAGGCGCATCGCTCGTTCGAGGCTTCCTTCGACGGATCTCGCTCTCGTCCGAAAGACGAGCTCGCCAACTTCATCCGGAGTCTCCTCCCGACGAAGGACGGCAAGATGACCGATGAGCAGGGAATGGCCTTCCCCGCGGTTCTCGGCACCAGTGTGCAGGCGCAAGCGCCAGAAGCTCCTGATGGCCAGGGCATCGGTGTACCCAAGGCTCTCCCGGGCTCTGACGTCATTGCACTCTGGGAGCCTGTCGTGCTTCGGGTGCGACCTCTCAAGATCGCGGACGCCGAGTTCACGCTCCTCATCACCTTCCGTCCGAGCGCAGCGCGCTTCCTGATGGGCCTGACCGGCTCGGCAGAGCGCTTCCAGGTGCAGGGCTACAAGTCGCGCGTTCTTGGCCCCGATGGCGTGTCGGGATGCCCGAAGCGCATCCCGAGCTGCGACAAGCTCCCGGACGTTGTCTCGCTGGACACGGCATGGATCGTGGACTCGGTGAAGCTCGAAGCCTCTGGAGGTGGCCTCTCCAGGGCGGCTGCGACCGTTCTCGGGCAACTCGTCGAAGATAACCGCTCCTATGTCGGCTCCAACACGATGCAGCGTTTCTCTGCGCCCTACGGCGAAGGAGAGGTGAATGCTGATGATGGGGTCCGCGAGGTATTGGCTCTAGCCACCGGAGATCTGCAACGGGCGGCCGGCACGCAGACCATCGAGGTTCTCTGGCGTGAGCGGCGTAACAGCAAGGGCACCTACGCGACCAACCTGGCTGACTGGCTGAAGCAGGTTCGAGAGCAGCTGGTCTACCAGTACGGCGCAAAGCAGGCTACGCCGTAG
- a CDS encoding hypothetical protein (Evidence 5 : Unknown function), with protein sequence MWHQNPVTKVPRALRFDTPQRSYRFAWLNASVDLVARPGEDIEATTFPTSISEWRLTKVGSNFWPLQDNDPKVRRIILSWAAEVGLAPGVSPKRPTSQVAAWEANLTDDMVKAWARASGYDGYVSKVDDEDEVVACTIFAERLPEWTRSRLPAVRATSISGFETTQDAAEAIGDLTRVSLKEFLTALVAKLNYEAWISHKRQLDGSCAHLEEAADLIGAAAKEVGYASAAERR encoded by the coding sequence ATGTGGCATCAAAACCCCGTTACGAAGGTCCCTCGCGCACTGCGGTTTGATACACCCCAGCGTTCCTATCGGTTTGCCTGGTTGAACGCATCGGTGGATCTTGTCGCCCGCCCCGGGGAGGATATTGAGGCAACGACTTTCCCTACCTCGATATCGGAGTGGCGGCTGACCAAAGTGGGCAGCAATTTCTGGCCACTCCAGGATAATGACCCCAAAGTTCGGCGGATCATCCTCAGCTGGGCAGCGGAGGTTGGGCTCGCGCCAGGCGTCTCACCGAAGCGACCAACGAGCCAAGTTGCTGCATGGGAGGCCAATCTCACAGACGACATGGTGAAGGCATGGGCGCGAGCATCCGGATACGACGGGTATGTCAGCAAGGTGGATGATGAGGACGAGGTCGTGGCCTGCACGATCTTCGCGGAGAGGCTGCCGGAGTGGACGCGATCTCGTCTGCCTGCGGTTCGAGCGACATCAATTTCAGGCTTTGAAACCACACAGGATGCCGCGGAGGCCATTGGGGATCTCACGCGCGTGTCATTGAAAGAATTTCTGACTGCACTCGTAGCCAAATTGAATTACGAGGCATGGATCTCGCACAAGAGACAGCTGGATGGATCTTGTGCCCATCTTGAAGAGGCGGCTGATCTGATCGGGGCCGCCGCGAAGGAAGTGGGATATGCTTCTGCCGCGGAAAGACGATAA
- a CDS encoding Segregation and condensation protein B produces the protein MTIEPLFATLDQRIEAALFAASRPLKPERLSEMLPAGADVAGAIQRICAFWKGRGIEVVQEGGGYLMRARAELLPAEARLGSGRKLSEQAVATLAVIAMHQPVTLKQIETVRGVKLGRVVLDALVDAGLIEVVGRRRGTGTAAAYATTAKFLDRTGLSSLSDLPTPEEAFSLDLSDR, from the coding sequence ATGACCATCGAGCCGCTCTTCGCAACGCTCGATCAGCGGATCGAGGCCGCGCTCTTCGCCGCCTCGCGACCCCTGAAGCCAGAACGTCTCTCAGAGATGCTGCCGGCCGGCGCTGATGTCGCAGGCGCGATCCAACGTATCTGCGCCTTCTGGAAGGGGCGTGGTATCGAAGTTGTCCAGGAGGGCGGCGGCTATCTGATGCGCGCGCGCGCCGAGCTGCTACCTGCTGAGGCGCGACTGGGCTCGGGCCGCAAGCTCTCCGAGCAAGCGGTGGCTACCTTGGCGGTGATCGCCATGCACCAGCCTGTGACACTGAAGCAGATCGAGACCGTTCGCGGTGTGAAGCTGGGCCGCGTTGTGCTCGATGCACTTGTCGACGCCGGCCTCATCGAAGTCGTTGGCCGGCGCCGCGGCACAGGTACGGCCGCTGCCTATGCCACAACGGCGAAGTTCCTGGATCGCACCGGCCTTTCCTCGCTGTCGGATCTTCCGACCCCCGAGGAAGCCTTCTCGCTCGATCTCTCGGACCGGTAG
- a CDS encoding conserved hypothetical protein (Evidence 4 : Unknown function but conserved in other organisms): protein MNVMAQAGAVSEYVELAASIPTLRHFEASHLDRIQAVVEAARIFADALAAKFKISLEAVEGLTAAARRLATDLSDKNGNLSLLAEDDFLSALEEEHGSMSAALFGIATLIEHASGIERDVDAVPEADENWRHRLVRVSRADYQAVLKGFVPLLGVIEGAITSEDTPELYLREIWSVLVMSNVTITHLSDAAGIDPKATASALSAAAKALANAYNFAMNAQISRSIDLITGLMSVLDQAQQVIERAVAAQSKDIVIIALRQLSRGRLDLDEKVVVELVQANKAANISVPRALKAAEALRAEWGSEHAA, encoded by the coding sequence ATGAACGTGATGGCCCAGGCTGGAGCGGTTAGCGAGTATGTCGAGCTGGCAGCTAGCATTCCGACGCTCCGCCATTTCGAGGCCTCTCACCTCGACCGAATCCAAGCTGTGGTAGAGGCGGCACGGATCTTCGCCGATGCGCTGGCGGCCAAGTTCAAGATTTCCCTTGAGGCTGTTGAGGGCTTGACGGCCGCCGCGCGAAGGCTCGCAACCGACCTCAGCGACAAGAACGGCAACCTCTCGCTTCTGGCCGAGGACGACTTCCTGAGTGCCCTCGAAGAGGAGCACGGCTCGATGTCGGCCGCATTGTTCGGGATCGCGACCTTGATCGAGCATGCCAGCGGCATCGAGCGCGACGTCGACGCTGTGCCGGAGGCGGACGAGAATTGGCGTCACCGCCTGGTGCGGGTCTCCCGCGCCGATTATCAGGCGGTGCTCAAGGGGTTCGTGCCGCTGCTCGGCGTGATCGAAGGCGCGATAACCTCGGAGGACACTCCGGAGCTCTACCTCCGTGAGATCTGGTCGGTCTTGGTGATGAGCAATGTGACGATCACCCATCTGTCGGATGCGGCCGGCATCGATCCCAAGGCCACGGCCTCGGCGCTGTCGGCCGCGGCCAAGGCGCTCGCCAACGCCTACAATTTCGCGATGAACGCCCAGATCAGCCGAAGCATCGATTTGATCACCGGTCTGATGTCCGTCCTCGATCAGGCCCAGCAGGTGATCGAGCGCGCGGTCGCAGCGCAGAGCAAGGACATCGTCATCATCGCGCTTCGGCAGCTGAGCCGCGGGCGCCTCGACCTCGACGAGAAGGTGGTCGTCGAGCTGGTCCAGGCCAACAAGGCCGCCAATATCTCCGTCCCTCGTGCGCTGAAAGCCGCCGAAGCGCTCCGCGCCGAGTGGGGCTCCGAACACGCCGCATGA
- a CDS encoding hypothetical protein (Evidence 5 : Unknown function), whose amino-acid sequence MLEAGSLRPISHSVVRLAVINGGWEIGSWMGFSIVEDELRGRYALFRAYGACKPVAVLSEIAAGWDLAGRAAIYLPEEVFSRLIEYLRGFSGSAIEQKSVRLNIAASFDPGVSRSEHDTGIWRWHAGSRPNKVFALIA is encoded by the coding sequence GTGCTTGAGGCGGGATCGCTCCGGCCGATCTCACATTCAGTTGTTCGCCTCGCTGTCATCAATGGCGGTTGGGAGATCGGCAGCTGGATGGGGTTCTCCATCGTGGAGGACGAACTTCGCGGGCGCTATGCTCTGTTCCGCGCCTATGGGGCGTGCAAGCCGGTTGCAGTGCTTTCAGAGATTGCCGCGGGTTGGGACCTGGCCGGCCGCGCCGCGATATACCTCCCAGAGGAAGTTTTCTCTCGTCTGATCGAATATCTGCGAGGCTTCAGCGGCAGCGCTATCGAGCAAAAATCGGTGCGCCTCAACATCGCGGCCTCCTTCGATCCGGGCGTTTCTCGGTCGGAGCATGACACTGGAATCTGGCGCTGGCACGCCGGCTCGCGCCCAAACAAGGTCTTCGCCCTCATCGCCTGA
- a CDS encoding hypothetical protein (Evidence 5 : Unknown function): MFQVHMLPIGSMAKAAGVLNCVPDR, encoded by the coding sequence GTGTTTCAAGTCCATATGTTACCGATCGGGAGCATGGCGAAAGCAGCGGGCGTCCTAAACTGTGTTCCCGATCGGTAA
- a CDS encoding HTH cro/C1-type domain-containing protein: MDDNSVERRAAEWSKTFGAMIKARRRAQGLHQEQLALATGVGRRFLSELESGKSTTQLGKALLVAETLGMRLDALLEGPSQAAATGPDLPAPDDELPLEEDEDGPTPRPL; the protein is encoded by the coding sequence ATGGACGATAACAGCGTCGAGCGGCGCGCAGCCGAATGGTCAAAGACGTTCGGAGCGATGATCAAGGCCCGGCGACGAGCTCAAGGGCTCCATCAGGAGCAACTTGCTCTTGCCACCGGCGTAGGCCGGCGCTTTCTGAGCGAACTGGAGAGCGGCAAGAGCACGACGCAGCTCGGCAAGGCACTGCTTGTCGCGGAGACGCTCGGCATGAGGCTTGATGCCCTGCTTGAGGGCCCCTCGCAGGCAGCCGCCACTGGCCCCGATCTTCCCGCACCGGACGACGAACTCCCACTCGAAGAGGACGAAGATGGACCGACTCCCCGTCCACTTTGA
- a CDS encoding Phosphatidylinositol kinase gives MDRLPVHFERRLVGTIEISAEGPGFSYDPSWLSLQGAFPISVLMPLSEARVAPRIFLPWAANLLPESEQLLSVGHFLGMAPTDVMGILSRIGRDTAGALSFGTPGNTSTAGWRPVESAEALERIINELPNKPFLLSEDGVSMSLAGAQTKLGVSIDAAGRICIPADGSPSTHILKPDALKHMWGSVQNEAYCLTLARLVGLPTAKVTTGRAGSRSYLLVERYDRMKGGEGRWRRRHQEDYCQALGRLPGAKYESNETGVKGPSATEMFALTREHMPIADVLQLLDAVVFNVIAGNTDAHAKNFSLTLSASGARLAPAYDLMNADVWENVSKNLSQKIAGKNRGEHLRGRHWQRFAKECGLNPAQVVKRVESLCEAVLAKASEAESIVEAMPAGGHPLLPAVRSAIEGHARALSRQLSEVEDTDDLDAEATASALTR, from the coding sequence ATGGACCGACTCCCCGTCCACTTTGAGCGACGCCTCGTAGGCACGATCGAGATATCCGCTGAAGGACCGGGTTTTTCGTACGACCCAAGCTGGCTCAGCCTGCAGGGCGCCTTTCCGATCTCGGTGCTGATGCCACTTTCGGAAGCGAGGGTCGCGCCGCGCATCTTCCTGCCCTGGGCTGCCAACCTGCTTCCTGAAAGCGAGCAGCTGCTGTCCGTCGGTCACTTCCTCGGTATGGCTCCCACCGACGTCATGGGGATTCTCTCCCGCATCGGCCGCGATACCGCAGGCGCACTGTCCTTCGGCACGCCTGGCAACACCAGCACGGCCGGCTGGCGCCCGGTCGAGAGCGCCGAAGCTCTCGAACGCATCATCAACGAGCTGCCGAACAAGCCCTTCCTGCTCAGCGAGGACGGCGTGTCGATGTCGCTCGCCGGCGCCCAGACCAAGCTTGGCGTCTCGATCGACGCCGCCGGGCGCATCTGCATCCCTGCCGATGGCTCTCCGTCCACGCACATCCTGAAGCCCGACGCCCTGAAGCATATGTGGGGCAGTGTGCAGAACGAGGCGTACTGCCTGACACTGGCGAGGCTCGTTGGTCTGCCGACGGCGAAGGTGACCACCGGGCGCGCCGGCAGCCGTAGTTACCTGCTCGTCGAGCGCTACGACCGGATGAAGGGCGGCGAGGGGCGCTGGCGTCGGCGTCACCAGGAGGACTACTGCCAGGCCCTCGGCCGGCTTCCAGGCGCGAAATACGAGAGCAATGAGACCGGCGTGAAAGGTCCGAGTGCCACCGAAATGTTCGCGCTCACCCGGGAACACATGCCGATCGCCGACGTGCTCCAGCTTCTCGATGCCGTCGTCTTCAACGTGATCGCCGGCAACACGGATGCGCACGCCAAGAATTTCTCACTGACTCTCTCGGCAAGCGGCGCGCGCCTCGCCCCCGCCTACGACCTGATGAATGCGGACGTATGGGAAAATGTCAGCAAGAACCTCTCGCAGAAGATCGCGGGAAAGAACCGTGGCGAACATCTGCGCGGCCGGCACTGGCAGCGATTTGCGAAGGAATGCGGCCTGAACCCTGCTCAGGTGGTGAAGCGCGTCGAGTCGCTCTGCGAGGCCGTCCTGGCAAAGGCGTCCGAGGCCGAAAGCATCGTGGAGGCGATGCCCGCCGGCGGCCACCCCTTGCTGCCTGCCGTTCGTTCGGCGATCGAAGGCCACGCGCGCGCGCTCTCACGCCAGCTATCCGAGGTCGAGGATACCGATGACCTCGACGCCGAGGCGACAGCGTCCGCGCTGACCCGCTGA
- the icmL gene encoding Type IV secretion system protein IcmL — translation MDAEKIVATILLRDNYRRTRIQYLLRMIVVMVALTGLSLLGTWSILTREDEYRYLMTEPSGKLLPVIPLDQRHASDEDVLKWTMDAVTRVYTFDFANYRRQFQSAQRLMTPIGWDGYQRALRESGNFVAVVENKYVTTAAPSGPARILSQGLLNDAFGNVRWSWTIEVPILVTYQSSKQRTSQDLIATVTLIRVPSYVNYYGAQIRQIIAR, via the coding sequence ATGGACGCAGAGAAAATCGTCGCCACAATCCTTTTGCGCGACAACTACCGCCGCACGCGAATCCAGTACCTCCTGCGCATGATCGTTGTCATGGTCGCGCTTACGGGGCTGTCGCTGCTCGGGACCTGGTCCATTCTCACGCGCGAGGACGAGTACCGCTATCTGATGACGGAGCCGTCCGGGAAGCTGCTCCCGGTCATCCCACTCGATCAGCGACACGCGAGCGACGAGGATGTTCTGAAATGGACGATGGATGCGGTGACGCGCGTCTACACGTTCGACTTCGCGAACTATCGGCGTCAGTTCCAGTCTGCCCAGCGGCTCATGACCCCGATCGGCTGGGACGGTTATCAGCGAGCACTCCGGGAATCGGGGAATTTCGTCGCTGTCGTCGAGAACAAGTATGTGACTACCGCCGCGCCGAGTGGTCCTGCCAGAATTTTGTCTCAGGGGCTTCTCAACGATGCGTTTGGTAATGTCAGGTGGTCATGGACCATCGAGGTGCCAATTCTCGTAACATACCAGAGCTCTAAGCAAAGAACATCACAAGATTTGATCGCCACTGTGACGCTAATTCGCGTCCCGTCCTACGTTAATTACTATGGCGCTCAGATTAGACAGATCATCGCGCGTTGA
- a CDS encoding conserved membrane hypothetical protein (Evidence 4 : Unknown function but conserved in other organisms) has protein sequence MKTFEKIRALPYLALAVVTVHMMSAAPALAQQSTTIGDAAQTWTRQLTNVGKFLVAGCFLVGIGFAGVGLMKLKEAAAEQGRGQTKYSDGLWRIAVGAGLAALPAVVNMTSNSTGLGGVSITNASGF, from the coding sequence ATGAAGACCTTCGAGAAGATTCGGGCTTTGCCCTATCTCGCGCTGGCCGTCGTCACGGTTCACATGATGAGCGCGGCTCCGGCCCTCGCTCAGCAGTCGACCACGATCGGCGATGCGGCGCAGACCTGGACCCGCCAGCTGACCAACGTCGGCAAGTTCCTGGTCGCCGGTTGCTTCCTTGTCGGCATCGGCTTTGCCGGTGTTGGGCTGATGAAGCTCAAGGAAGCCGCCGCCGAGCAGGGCCGTGGCCAGACCAAATATTCGGACGGCCTGTGGCGCATCGCCGTCGGCGCCGGCCTCGCCGCGCTGCCCGCGGTCGTCAACATGACCTCGAACTCCACCGGTCTCGGCGGCGTCTCGATCACGAACGCCTCGGGCTTCTGA